A region from the Thermanaeromonas toyohensis ToBE genome encodes:
- a CDS encoding thioredoxin family protein codes for MEIKVLGPGCARCKALEQNVINALAEMGVAADVEKVTDINKITDYGVMMTPGLVINGKVKVFGRVPDKEEIKKWVQEEMS; via the coding sequence ATGGAAATCAAGGTCTTAGGTCCGGGTTGCGCCCGGTGTAAGGCGCTGGAACAAAATGTTATAAACGCTCTGGCCGAAATGGGTGTTGCGGCTGACGTGGAAAAGGTAACTGACATCAACAAGATCACTGATTATGGGGTCATGATGACACCCGGGCTGGTCATCAACGGCAAAGTTAAAGTCTTCGGCCGGGTGCCTGACAAAGAGGAGATTAAGAAGTGGGTCCAGGAGGAAATGAGCTAA
- a CDS encoding putative zinc-binding protein, with protein sequence MAEKCTCDPAEIMIFPCAGGSNVGQLANQAAVKLDQEGVGKLFCLAGLGGHVQSIVESTKVAKRIVVIDGCPIACAKATVEHAGFPVTDYVMVTKLGVKKHHDFVWTDEEIERVVKAVKESLGY encoded by the coding sequence ATGGCGGAAAAGTGCACCTGCGACCCGGCAGAAATTATGATTTTCCCTTGCGCCGGAGGGTCGAATGTAGGGCAGCTGGCCAACCAGGCGGCGGTAAAGCTGGACCAAGAAGGAGTAGGCAAGCTTTTTTGCTTGGCCGGCCTCGGGGGTCATGTGCAGAGCATTGTGGAATCCACCAAAGTGGCCAAAAGGATCGTAGTTATTGACGGCTGTCCCATAGCTTGTGCTAAAGCTACAGTAGAACATGCTGGCTTTCCGGTGACCGACTATGTTATGGTGACCAAATTGGGAGTTAAAAAACACCACGATTTTGTCTGGACGGATGAAGAAATTGAGCGCGTGGTAAAAGCGGTGAAGGAATCCCTGGGGTATTAG
- a CDS encoding aminotransferase class V-fold PLP-dependent enzyme, whose amino-acid sequence MGIYLDNAATSFPKPERVYKAIDDYLRHTGVSAGRGAYKLALEADRIVYEARSHLGRLFNIKDVSRIVFTFNVTEALNLAIKGLLKEGDHVITTSMEHNAVWRPLKRLERERGIKITALPCPQGGSFRLRDLQESIRPETKMIVMLHASNVTGALMPVEEVGKIARKKGIPFLVDAAQTAGAYPIDVEAMNIDLLAFTGHKGLMGPQGTGGLYIREGFEPEPLIEGGTGSESILEEQPRVLPDRYEAGTQNVAGLAGLKAAVKFLLETGVENIRKKELELLGYLQEGLKRIPGLEIYGPPDVTSKVGVVSFNLTSVSAGEVAYVLDEVYGIMVRSGLHCAPCAHRSIGTLERGAVRVSLGYFNTRDDIDTLLAALRDISGRLRG is encoded by the coding sequence ATGGGTATCTATCTGGATAATGCCGCCACTTCTTTCCCTAAGCCTGAGAGAGTATATAAGGCCATAGATGATTATTTGCGCCATACAGGGGTCAGTGCTGGGAGAGGAGCCTATAAGCTTGCTTTGGAGGCTGATAGAATTGTATATGAGGCCCGCTCTCATTTAGGCCGCCTGTTCAACATAAAAGATGTAAGCCGCATAGTGTTTACCTTTAACGTTACTGAAGCCTTAAACCTGGCCATAAAGGGATTGCTTAAAGAGGGGGATCACGTTATAACTACTTCGATGGAGCATAATGCCGTCTGGCGGCCTTTAAAAAGGCTTGAGCGGGAAAGAGGAATTAAAATAACTGCCCTCCCTTGTCCTCAAGGAGGCTCTTTTCGTTTGCGCGATTTACAGGAATCTATCCGGCCAGAGACCAAAATGATAGTCATGCTCCATGCTTCCAATGTTACCGGCGCTTTGATGCCGGTGGAGGAAGTAGGGAAAATAGCGCGCAAGAAGGGTATACCTTTTCTGGTGGATGCTGCCCAGACAGCAGGGGCCTACCCCATTGATGTGGAGGCCATGAATATCGATCTTTTAGCCTTTACTGGTCACAAAGGGTTAATGGGACCTCAAGGGACAGGCGGTTTATATATCAGGGAAGGCTTTGAGCCGGAGCCCCTTATCGAGGGAGGGACAGGAAGCGAGTCTATCTTAGAAGAGCAGCCCCGGGTTTTGCCTGACAGATATGAGGCAGGTACGCAGAATGTGGCGGGGCTAGCGGGCCTGAAAGCGGCGGTGAAATTTTTGCTGGAGACTGGCGTGGAAAACATCCGGAAAAAAGAGCTAGAGCTTCTCGGTTATCTGCAGGAAGGCTTAAAAAGAATACCCGGCTTAGAAATTTATGGCCCTCCTGATGTTACCTCCAAGGTTGGTGTAGTGTCTTTTAATTTAACTTCTGTGAGTGCTGGTGAAGTAGCTTATGTGCTAGACGAGGTTTATGGGATCATGGTAAGATCTGGGCTGCACTGCGCACCTTGCGCTCACCGCAGTATAGGCACTTTAGAACGGGGGGCAGTCCGGGTAAGCCTGGGTTATTTTAACACCCGGGACGATATTGATACCCTTCTAGCGGCCCTGCGAGATATTTCTGGACGTTTAAGAGGGTGA
- a CDS encoding (Fe-S)-binding protein gives MYLQDIRIIYMEPCLADPEKIRLKARFSRDIRELMPYLNAVIPHAVYNPEIHTLTFTKEFRLLTVYPQEMTIAKALNTTDAFKTLDWFKDLVNDTYARRDQIEPLYTRRRRPTALEIYKYLPGKNCKQCGEPTCLAFAGKIFMGYRSLDECGLLAREEYTVLREALRQLVAGG, from the coding sequence ATGTACTTACAAGATATACGTATAATCTACATGGAGCCCTGCCTGGCTGACCCGGAGAAGATACGCCTAAAGGCCCGCTTCTCCCGCGATATCCGCGAATTAATGCCCTATCTTAACGCGGTTATTCCCCACGCTGTTTATAATCCTGAAATCCATACATTAACCTTTACTAAGGAATTTCGCCTGCTGACAGTCTATCCCCAAGAGATGACTATAGCTAAAGCGCTTAATACTACCGATGCGTTTAAGACTCTGGATTGGTTTAAAGATTTAGTTAACGACACTTATGCCCGCCGGGACCAAATTGAACCCCTTTACACCCGGCGCCGGCGACCCACAGCCTTGGAGATATACAAATATCTCCCGGGTAAAAATTGCAAACAATGCGGTGAGCCCACTTGCCTGGCTTTTGCGGGTAAGATATTTATGGGGTACCGGTCCTTAGACGAATGTGGGCTTTTAGCCCGTGAAGAATATACTGTGTTGCGGGAGGCTTTAAGGCAATTAGTTGCGGGGGGTTAA
- a CDS encoding PadR family transcriptional regulator, translating to MGGTKYDSVEYWTSLIRMCLSRFFILHALHMRPLHGYEITKQVAALTRGCCAPTEGSLYPLLREFVEAGVVTVETQVVSGRERKVYTLTPLGERAYSVAARAWAEVACYILEAVKAQSSEICATGSTGKQEVGEERQVAL from the coding sequence GTGGGCGGTACGAAATACGACTCCGTAGAATACTGGACTAGCTTAATTAGGATGTGCCTTTCACGCTTCTTCATCCTCCACGCTTTGCACATGCGTCCCTTACACGGGTACGAAATAACCAAGCAGGTAGCCGCCTTGACCAGAGGATGCTGTGCCCCTACGGAAGGGAGCCTATATCCACTTTTGAGGGAATTTGTGGAGGCAGGAGTGGTGACTGTAGAGACGCAGGTAGTATCGGGACGCGAACGGAAAGTATATACCTTAACTCCCTTGGGAGAACGTGCCTATAGTGTGGCGGCTCGGGCGTGGGCGGAGGTGGCGTGCTATATATTAGAAGCAGTTAAAGCCCAAAGTTCAGAAATATGTGCTACAGGTAGCACGGGGAAACAAGAGGTGGGGGAAGAACGGCAGGTAGCATTATGA
- a CDS encoding permease yields the protein MSEQVNNLVTALRFFIQISLELVVLFIGITFLVSLILQYVSPERVQSALKGKRLGLGNIVAAVFGGVTPFCSCSAVPMLMGLLELGVPFGVAMSFLIASPLGVFNPVVLSLFGTLLGRRVLVLYIVTTFIAAVLAGIILDALGLAKYVKDVRIIGALQNSEKGGPVTLKERIKTAAQNAVGLFRQMVPYLLVGVAIGSFIYGFVPASFLVRIAGPHNPFAIPVAAAIGVPLYVRTETMIPVGFAMIQKGVSVGAIMALTIGGAGASIPELSMLAGVFKRRLWIAYIITMFLIATIIGYLFNFLVSAG from the coding sequence TTGAGCGAACAGGTCAACAACCTGGTTACAGCATTGAGGTTCTTCATTCAGATTTCCCTTGAACTTGTAGTACTTTTTATTGGGATTACTTTCCTTGTCAGCCTCATCCTGCAGTACGTTTCTCCGGAAAGGGTACAGAGCGCTCTTAAGGGGAAACGGCTTGGCTTAGGGAACATCGTAGCCGCGGTATTTGGGGGAGTCACACCTTTTTGCTCCTGCTCTGCGGTTCCCATGCTGATGGGGCTACTTGAACTGGGTGTACCTTTCGGAGTGGCCATGTCGTTTTTAATAGCTTCTCCGCTGGGGGTCTTCAATCCGGTTGTACTCTCTCTCTTCGGTACTTTGCTGGGGCGGCGCGTCCTTGTGCTTTATATAGTTACCACCTTTATTGCGGCCGTTTTAGCGGGTATTATCCTGGATGCACTGGGCCTAGCGAAGTACGTAAAAGATGTGCGTATTATTGGTGCTCTGCAAAATTCTGAGAAGGGCGGACCTGTCACGTTGAAGGAGCGGATCAAAACGGCGGCGCAGAACGCTGTGGGGCTCTTTCGCCAGATGGTACCTTACCTGCTGGTAGGTGTGGCCATCGGTTCCTTTATCTACGGCTTCGTACCGGCGAGTTTTTTGGTCCGCATTGCTGGACCGCATAACCCATTTGCCATCCCAGTAGCTGCGGCAATAGGGGTTCCCTTATATGTCCGGACAGAAACCATGATTCCGGTGGGCTTTGCTATGATCCAGAAGGGCGTCAGTGTAGGTGCCATTATGGCCCTAACCATCGGAGGTGCGGGTGCCAGCATTCCCGAGCTGTCTATGCTGGCGGGAGTCTTTAAAAGAAGACTCTGGATCGCTTATATCATCACTATGTTCCTCATTGCCACAATAATTGGCTATCTCTTTAACTTCCTTGTTTCGGCGGGGTGA
- a CDS encoding FmdB family zinc ribbon protein, with protein sequence MPLFEFRCNECQHQFTLLVSNAEKSSAVCPKCGSGNLKQLITPFSTGKGFLGRLLGGSRGSGCCG encoded by the coding sequence ATGCCTTTATTTGAATTCCGGTGCAACGAGTGTCAGCATCAGTTTACGCTGCTTGTATCCAACGCTGAAAAAAGCAGTGCTGTATGTCCGAAGTGCGGGTCCGGAAACCTAAAGCAGCTTATAACACCATTTTCTACCGGAAAAGGGTTTCTAGGCCGCTTACTTGGAGGCAGTCGCGGATCAGGATGTTGCGGTTAA
- a CDS encoding MarR family winged helix-turn-helix transcriptional regulator → MQDELPVVRLHQLLAELARAMQLLEKSEVGCCGITLSQCHLLLEVSRRKEGETSLSELAAALGLDLSTVSRVADGLVRRGLLKREADPGDRRRLALFLTDTGRELVEVINRGMNEYVHRILRQIPAEKRQVVLEGLDLLVAAVKKLEGGCCQ, encoded by the coding sequence ATGCAAGATGAATTACCAGTAGTCCGTCTGCACCAGTTACTAGCTGAACTAGCCCGAGCTATGCAGTTGCTGGAAAAAAGCGAAGTAGGTTGCTGCGGGATAACCCTTTCGCAGTGCCACCTGCTGCTGGAAGTCTCCCGCCGAAAGGAAGGGGAAACCTCCTTGAGCGAGCTGGCCGCAGCACTGGGGCTAGATTTAAGCACCGTCAGCCGGGTGGCCGACGGTTTGGTGCGCAGAGGGCTTTTAAAACGAGAAGCCGATCCCGGGGACCGCCGCCGGTTAGCATTGTTTTTAACGGACACCGGCCGGGAACTGGTGGAGGTTATCAACCGAGGCATGAACGAGTACGTCCATAGGATTTTAAGGCAGATACCCGCGGAAAAACGGCAGGTAGTCCTCGAGGGTTTAGACCTCCTTGTGGCAGCCGTAAAAAAACTAGAAGGGGGCTGTTGCCAGTGA
- the arsM gene encoding arsenite methyltransferase yields MSDSLKKTVKERYAAAARMVQAGEMGSCCTAGGCFGSCDYTPEETKGLPRELLNASLGCGNPVALADLNEGEVVLDLGSGAGLDVLLSARRVGPKGKVYGLDMTEEMLALAEEYRRRSGLTNVEFLKGDIENIPLPDNHVDVIISNCVINLAADKPKVFKEAFRVLKPGGRFAVFDMVWKKEVPTRLRQNVEPSRLGENVDLWAGCIAGALTETEYRRLLEEAGFINVELQIIRVFGRSDLPKGFLSCEMEEEVASYIDSLASAFIRARKPEGNRLTVGG; encoded by the coding sequence GTGAGTGATTCTTTAAAAAAGACCGTAAAAGAAAGATATGCTGCGGCGGCCAGGATGGTACAAGCAGGCGAGATGGGAAGCTGCTGCACCGCGGGAGGATGCTTCGGGAGCTGTGACTATACCCCGGAGGAAACAAAAGGCCTGCCCCGCGAGTTGCTCAATGCCTCCCTTGGCTGCGGTAACCCCGTCGCTCTGGCAGATTTAAATGAGGGTGAAGTGGTCTTGGACCTCGGTAGCGGGGCCGGGCTGGATGTCCTGCTGAGTGCACGGCGGGTGGGACCGAAGGGGAAGGTATACGGCCTGGACATGACTGAGGAAATGTTAGCCCTGGCCGAAGAATACCGGCGCCGGAGCGGGCTGACCAACGTGGAGTTCTTAAAAGGCGATATAGAAAACATCCCCTTGCCGGACAATCACGTAGATGTAATCATCTCCAACTGTGTTATCAATCTGGCTGCGGATAAACCTAAAGTGTTTAAGGAAGCCTTCCGTGTTCTTAAACCCGGTGGGCGCTTTGCCGTTTTCGATATGGTCTGGAAGAAAGAGGTACCTACCCGTCTTAGGCAAAATGTTGAGCCTTCCCGTCTTGGGGAAAACGTTGACCTTTGGGCTGGCTGCATTGCCGGCGCCCTGACGGAGACGGAATACCGTCGCCTGCTGGAAGAAGCCGGTTTTATCAATGTAGAACTGCAAATAATCCGTGTCTTTGGCCGGTCTGATCTACCCAAAGGATTTCTAAGTTGTGAAATGGAAGAAGAGGTGGCATCCTATATTGACTCTCTAGCAAGCGCCTTTATTCGGGCACGTAAACCCGAGGGTAATCGGTTAACAGTTGGTGGTTGA
- a CDS encoding DUF2703 domain-containing protein: MKDKLMEPKSTGTICCSPRISSGFTPGASCCSPAQASCCNPSPEQGSEHEREAVSFGKKVNIQFLYLDLSKCTRCQGTEKVLEEAVSDVARVLEAAGVDVKVEKIQVEDENQALELGFVSSPTIRINGRDIQLEVIESPCEPCSDLSGENVNCRVWLWEGKEYSVPPKAMIIDAILREVYGPQPHTLEERKPVSEVPENLKRFFRSRGVSPKCC; this comes from the coding sequence ATGAAGGATAAACTTATGGAGCCTAAATCTACAGGTACAATTTGTTGTTCGCCGCGAATCTCCAGCGGTTTTACGCCAGGGGCTTCCTGCTGTAGCCCTGCACAGGCTTCCTGTTGTAACCCATCACCCGAACAGGGCTCAGAGCATGAGAGGGAAGCGGTAAGTTTCGGGAAAAAAGTAAATATCCAATTTCTGTATCTAGACCTCAGTAAGTGCACCCGCTGTCAGGGAACAGAAAAAGTTTTGGAAGAAGCTGTGTCTGACGTCGCCCGAGTATTGGAAGCTGCCGGAGTAGATGTCAAGGTCGAAAAGATCCAGGTAGAAGATGAAAACCAGGCCTTAGAGCTAGGTTTCGTGAGCTCTCCCACTATCCGCATAAACGGCCGGGATATACAGCTGGAAGTAATCGAAAGTCCTTGCGAACCCTGTAGCGACCTATCCGGGGAGAACGTGAACTGCCGGGTGTGGTTGTGGGAGGGTAAAGAATACTCTGTACCGCCTAAGGCCATGATCATCGATGCTATCTTGCGTGAAGTTTACGGACCTCAGCCTCATACTCTCGAGGAAAGGAAACCCGTATCCGAGGTTCCGGAAAATCTAAAGCGCTTCTTCAGGAGTCGCGGAGTATCCCCTAAATGTTGCTAA
- a CDS encoding response regulator, translating to MVEGSTLARLTTRAALEERGYTVDEAGTGREALAKAVSAVYAAVVLNLRLREMSGLGLLETIRALPGYRTVPIVVLAGGGDAALGRWAAERENASCLLEPFGAEDLVLLVDRLIRYGPER from the coding sequence TTGGTAGAGGGATCGACCCTCGCCAGGCTGACCACCAGGGCCGCGCTGGAGGAGAGGGGCTATACCGTGGATGAGGCCGGCACGGGCCGCGAGGCCCTGGCAAAAGCCGTCTCCGCGGTGTACGCCGCCGTGGTGCTGAACCTCCGCCTCCGGGAAATGAGCGGCCTGGGCCTGCTGGAGACCATCAGGGCCCTCCCCGGTTACCGGACGGTGCCGATCGTCGTCCTGGCCGGGGGAGGCGACGCCGCCTTGGGCAGGTGGGCCGCGGAGAGGGAGAACGCGAGCTGCCTGCTCGAACCCTTCGGGGCTGAAGACTTGGTACTCTTGGTGGACAGGCTTATCCGCTACGGCCCAGAACGATAA
- a CDS encoding GGDEF domain-containing protein: MALERIQVVDWLRVACKASKLVIYLASMIWLAWFSRRPRPGCQGTMLAGMMAGLALALTGLSVDLLGEFFAIPYIVKRVVGELILFNLGTLLIAWSAAAMLTELARASCRYQHEAERDPLTGLYNRRAFFDAAERALEKARSSGRTFAVAVLDLDGMKAINDTYGHQCGDEALRQAAGAVLKSVRDGDVVARYGGDEFVVLFPGKGPREETLRARLDKHLKAVCFSGEEIPLSLSVGLARFPADGKDVDTLLAVADARMYADKEAKRDCKRSGI; encoded by the coding sequence GTGGCACTGGAAAGGATCCAGGTTGTAGACTGGCTGCGCGTGGCCTGCAAGGCCAGCAAGCTCGTTATCTATTTAGCTTCCATGATCTGGCTGGCTTGGTTCTCCCGAAGGCCGAGGCCCGGCTGCCAAGGAACAATGCTCGCAGGCATGATGGCCGGTCTTGCACTCGCCCTGACCGGGCTGTCGGTAGACCTCCTGGGCGAATTTTTCGCAATCCCCTACATTGTAAAGAGAGTGGTCGGAGAGCTTATACTGTTCAATTTGGGCACCCTCCTCATCGCGTGGTCGGCGGCCGCGATGCTCACGGAGCTGGCCCGGGCCTCGTGCAGGTACCAGCACGAGGCCGAGCGGGACCCGCTCACAGGGCTCTACAACAGGAGGGCCTTCTTTGATGCGGCGGAGCGCGCGCTGGAGAAGGCCCGGTCGTCGGGCCGCACATTCGCGGTGGCGGTCCTCGACCTGGACGGGATGAAAGCCATAAACGACACCTACGGCCACCAGTGCGGCGACGAGGCCCTGAGGCAGGCCGCCGGGGCCGTCCTGAAGAGCGTCAGGGACGGCGACGTGGTGGCCCGCTACGGCGGCGACGAGTTCGTCGTCCTCTTCCCCGGTAAGGGGCCCCGGGAGGAGACCCTGCGGGCCAGGCTGGACAAACACCTGAAGGCGGTGTGCTTCTCGGGCGAAGAGATACCCTTGAGCCTCTCGGTGGGGCTGGCGCGGTTCCCGGCAGACGGGAAGGACGTAGATACATTGCTCGCAGTGGCCGACGCCAGGATGTACGCGGACAAGGAGGCAAAGCGTGACTGCAAAAGGAGCGGCATTTAA
- a CDS encoding HD domain-containing phosphohydrolase: MERGKLMQYYEALKQIGLQRLQDSMSHALGLSASVTYPDGQLLTHTSNLCSFCALLNANPEGRARCAASRVVSARAAVDAGRLVLHTCHAGLVHLAVPLRVAGETVAVLLGGNVSLKVLTEEEVAELARQTGIDREELWAAAQGVPVWSEEQLRTATEMMRAVTETVAQLLYARQELQKKVDELTALFEFSKTVSSSLQVAEAARKALRAVLELTGATSGSVVMLSEEELGAAAPEVAATIEPSSELKVVPAGEIIAAVGREAIAAHFDSRPGESTPEGRRPAVAVPLTVGGKVTGVLTLAGKPGGQRFTEEEAIFLTTLGAVLGLALENARLFRKVQERAAMLERLIEIGQAIAGSLDVDMIIERALASLKELFGAPWCALRLYEERAGEVVLKAGEGLREGVCYEVRLRPAEKATCPLIDRVVRTKEPAVVEDISAAGLDLPCRAQGLQVGAIAMVPVLAAGKLLGTLAVHSSVPRRWSDEEIGYLVTIASQTGLALENARLYSSLREYYLTTVRSLAAALEAKDVYTRGHSVRVAKWARSCARILGLSEEEEEQVYLAGLLHDLGKIGVQEDILLKPGPLTPEERKEMQGHPEIGARILEPARFPAEVILAVRHHHEDYGGGGYPAGLQGEEIPLLARIIRVADAYDAMTSARPYRQAFTPEEAREELKRCAGRQFDPQVVEAFLRIPQAEMEDIAIPGGGGTLMALLGEILFLLRRPR; encoded by the coding sequence ATGGAAAGAGGGAAATTGATGCAATACTACGAAGCGCTGAAGCAGATCGGCTTACAAAGACTGCAAGACAGCATGAGCCACGCCCTGGGTCTCTCAGCTTCGGTCACCTACCCGGATGGACAACTCCTTACCCACACTTCCAACCTGTGCTCTTTCTGCGCCCTCCTCAATGCTAATCCGGAAGGAAGGGCCAGGTGTGCAGCTTCACGTGTAGTCTCTGCCAGGGCTGCCGTGGACGCGGGGAGGTTGGTCCTCCACACCTGCCATGCCGGGCTGGTGCACCTGGCAGTACCCCTTCGGGTGGCAGGAGAAACAGTAGCGGTACTGCTAGGCGGTAATGTATCGCTTAAGGTCCTCACAGAAGAGGAAGTGGCTGAGCTAGCCCGGCAAACAGGGATTGACCGTGAAGAGCTTTGGGCAGCGGCCCAAGGGGTACCCGTATGGTCCGAAGAGCAGCTCCGGACTGCGACCGAGATGATGCGGGCAGTAACGGAAACCGTGGCCCAGCTACTGTACGCTAGACAGGAACTTCAGAAAAAAGTAGACGAACTCACAGCCCTTTTTGAATTCAGCAAAACAGTTTCCAGTAGCCTTCAGGTGGCCGAAGCCGCCCGGAAGGCGCTCCGGGCGGTGCTGGAACTGACGGGTGCCACCAGCGGGTCGGTGGTGATGCTTAGCGAAGAGGAGTTAGGGGCGGCGGCTCCCGAAGTGGCGGCTACCATAGAGCCCTCGAGCGAGTTAAAGGTTGTTCCAGCAGGGGAAATAATAGCCGCCGTTGGGCGGGAAGCTATCGCCGCACACTTTGACAGCCGTCCCGGTGAGAGCACCCCCGAAGGAAGGCGGCCGGCAGTTGCGGTGCCGCTTACAGTTGGGGGTAAAGTAACTGGGGTACTCACCCTAGCGGGCAAGCCAGGGGGGCAGCGCTTCACCGAAGAAGAAGCTATCTTCCTGACCACCTTGGGTGCCGTTTTGGGGCTGGCGTTAGAAAATGCCCGGCTTTTCCGGAAAGTGCAGGAAAGGGCAGCGATGCTCGAACGGCTAATCGAAATAGGACAGGCGATAGCGGGCAGCTTGGACGTGGATATGATAATTGAAAGAGCCCTGGCGAGCCTGAAGGAACTCTTTGGGGCGCCGTGGTGCGCGCTGCGGCTCTACGAAGAAAGGGCCGGGGAGGTAGTGCTTAAGGCGGGCGAAGGGCTGAGAGAAGGGGTATGTTACGAAGTACGTCTCCGGCCGGCGGAGAAAGCCACCTGTCCATTGATCGACCGGGTGGTACGGACGAAAGAGCCCGCAGTGGTAGAAGACATAAGCGCAGCCGGTTTGGACTTGCCGTGCAGGGCTCAGGGGTTGCAGGTGGGAGCCATAGCCATGGTGCCTGTGCTCGCTGCCGGAAAGCTCCTGGGGACGCTGGCAGTTCATTCCTCGGTCCCGCGGCGCTGGAGTGACGAGGAAATTGGCTACTTAGTGACCATCGCAAGCCAGACCGGGCTGGCCCTGGAGAACGCCCGCCTTTACTCCTCGCTGCGAGAATACTACCTAACTACCGTGCGGTCCCTGGCGGCGGCCCTGGAGGCCAAGGACGTATACACGAGAGGGCACTCCGTCCGGGTAGCTAAATGGGCACGCTCCTGCGCCCGTATACTGGGACTTAGCGAGGAAGAAGAGGAACAGGTCTACCTGGCCGGGCTTTTGCACGACCTGGGCAAAATTGGTGTACAAGAAGACATCCTTCTCAAACCTGGCCCCCTCACTCCGGAAGAAAGAAAAGAGATGCAGGGGCACCCAGAAATAGGGGCGAGGATTTTAGAACCGGCCCGGTTCCCTGCGGAGGTCATTCTAGCCGTGCGGCACCATCATGAAGACTACGGGGGCGGGGGTTATCCGGCCGGCCTTCAGGGAGAGGAAATCCCCCTTCTCGCACGCATAATTCGTGTGGCCGATGCTTACGACGCCATGACCTCCGCCAGGCCTTACAGGCAGGCCTTTACCCCGGAGGAGGCGAGGGAGGAACTGAAGCGGTGTGCGGGCCGGCAATTTGACCCCCAGGTGGTGGAGGCATTTCTGCGAATACCGCAGGCGGAAATGGAAGATATTGCTATACCGGGGGGGGGGGGTACCCTAATGGCCCTGCTTGGCGAAATACTTTTCCTGCTTAGGCGGCCGCGCTGA
- a CDS encoding GGDEF domain-containing protein, translated as MSVERAKDLSEFCKIVIYLLSALGMGICLYRGRNRKGRWPEKLLFLGLLTMGVGTFLNAYYMKLGLSESWGKVLGDLVLVNAGTAVTVVAMYLLTIKFHLVALALKREADTDPLTGLYNRRTFFRELDRRLERGGSFTVAVLDLDNMKEINDTFGHQVGDAVLEAAGRAIRKSTRAEDIAARYGGDEFAVLFAGRGPRPEKFKARLKENLLAELPYTRDIKVGISAGLASYPEDGRDARSLLLAADARMYAEKEGKKHYPNAFRLLGENSNPPEWGTTRKRVFTVVEGKGS; from the coding sequence ATGAGTGTAGAACGGGCTAAGGATTTGTCTGAGTTCTGTAAAATCGTGATATATCTTCTGTCCGCCCTGGGTATGGGAATTTGCCTTTACAGAGGGCGTAACCGGAAAGGACGCTGGCCTGAAAAACTGCTCTTTCTAGGGTTATTAACCATGGGTGTTGGTACTTTTTTAAATGCGTATTACATGAAACTTGGACTTTCCGAAAGCTGGGGAAAGGTTCTGGGCGACCTGGTACTGGTGAACGCCGGCACAGCGGTCACTGTAGTAGCCATGTACCTACTGACTATAAAATTCCACCTGGTAGCCCTGGCACTCAAGAGAGAAGCAGATACCGACCCTCTAACAGGTCTTTACAACCGCAGGACGTTCTTCCGGGAACTGGACCGCAGGTTAGAAAGAGGCGGGAGCTTTACAGTGGCCGTCCTGGACCTGGACAACATGAAGGAGATAAATGACACCTTTGGGCACCAAGTGGGGGACGCGGTTTTGGAAGCGGCCGGGAGGGCAATAAGGAAGAGCACGCGGGCGGAAGACATAGCCGCCCGGTACGGGGGAGACGAGTTTGCGGTTCTGTTTGCCGGGCGGGGCCCACGACCTGAAAAATTCAAGGCCAGGCTTAAAGAGAACCTGCTGGCAGAACTGCCTTATACTAGGGATATAAAAGTTGGCATTTCGGCCGGGCTGGCCTCCTACCCCGAAGATGGTAGGGACGCCCGTTCTCTTCTCCTGGCTGCTGACGCGCGCATGTACGCCGAAAAAGAAGGAAAGAAGCACTACCCGAATGCTTTTAGGCTCTTGGGGGAAAACAGCAACCCGCCGGAATGGGGAACAACCCGGAAAAGAGTTTTTACGGTTGTGGAGGGGAAAGGAAGTTAG